TCACCTCCAGTTTTTTTCTAAAAAACACAATTAAACTAATGGCATTTAATTGGTTTTTTGCACAGCATCTTGAGGACATATTAGAACAATCATATGAACCTTTGACAGAAAAAGAAAATATTTTAGAGTTAGATGAAAATGTTCAAACGAATCAAATAAATAATCCCGGATTTATTAGCTTTCAGCTGTTTCCAAGACAAGTACAATTAAAGGAGAAAAATGAAGGAGAAAATGAGGTGACAATTGGAAACACTAAACCTTTTGCGATACTACTTTTAGGAGAAGATGCAAGGGGAGAAGAGCAAGGTCGATCAGATAGTATGATTCTATCCATCGTAAGACCATCTGACCTTAAAGTGTTACTACTATCTATACCTAGAGATACTTACGTGGAGATACCAGGTCGAAGAGGAAAAGATAAAATTAATCATGCATTCGCTTTTGGAGGAGTGAAACTTGCAAAAGATACAGTTGAACATTACTTTGATATCTCCATTCAAAATTACGCAAAAATAAATTTTTATGGCTTTACTCAGCTTGTAGATGCATTAGGTGGTATAAGCCTGAAAGTAGAAAAAGATTTAATAAAATATACAGATTCAGGAGCTGAAATTATCGTTGTTGGAGGTAAAGAAAGTTACACTGGAGAAGAAGCATTAAAATATGCAAGATTTCGTTCAGATTCACAAGGTGATTTTGGAAGAACGGAACGCCATCAAGAAGTTATTATCGCTATATTAGATGAAGCAAAAAAACTAACAAATATAACGAAAGTATTTGATGTCATCGGAATTGTAGGTGAAAACTTAAAAACAGATATGAAACCTAACATGATAAAAGAATTAACTAACCTATATTTAAAATCTGAAAATCCGCAAATTCACACATACTCGTTGAAAGGTATTGCTTCTAATGATAACCCTCAAAAAATTTGGTACGACCATGTTAGTGAAACAGAATATACCAAAGTAAAAACAATGATTGACGTTTGGCTAAATTTAGATACCTCAGAAGATGAATTAATTGAATACTTTAAATAACATTTTCCTTCTTTTTTCTAAAGAACTTTTTTCAAAATATTTTTAAATTCTTAAAGTGTTAAAAGCCTTAGGTTTGTAATATATACTTAACCCAAGGCTTTTATATGAAATTCTTTTTAAAATTAATTATTTCTCAATTTCTGCTTTTGGTCCAAAGAATTCATAATGTATATGTTGTAAATCTACTCCCCACTTATTTAATCCTTCATATATGACCTTCATAAAGGGTACTGGACCACAGAAATAATAATCAGCTTGATGTGAAGGCAGGATGCTCTTCAACCATGCCATTTCAATAAAACCTTCTTTTTCAAAACCATTTGCTTGTTTATCTTGTTCAGTAGGAGCTTGATAACAAACTAATGATTTTAACTGATTATGTTTTGCTGCAAGCTGCTGAACATGATCTCTAAAAGCATGAAACTCACTATTAATTGCTGCATGAATAAAATAAACTGGGCGTTCTGGCTCTTTTTCAATTAACGTATTTAACATACTAATCATAGGAGTAAGACCAACTCCACCACTAATGAGAACAATTGGAAAATCATGTTCTGAATTTAATACAAAATCTCCTGCTGGTGCACTTATTTGCACAATATCTCCTTCATTCACATGATCATGCAAATAATTTGACACTAAACCATCAGGTTTATTTTCAACCCCTAATTCTCTTTTCACACTGATTCTGTAATAATTTTTATCTGAGGAATCAGATAAACTGTATTGTCTGATATGCGTATTTTTCTTCCCTTCTATATTCATTTTTACACTAATATATTGACCAGGTTGAAAGCTTGAAATGGATTTACCATCCTCTGATCGTAAATAAAAAGAAGTGATCACCTTACTCTCTTCAACTTTTTTGTAAACCACAAACTTTCTAAAATCTTTCCAACCTCCATTAAGTTGATTTGCATCCTCGTACATTTGATGTTCAATTGAAATAAAGACATCAGCTATGACCCCATAAGCCTCTTCCCATGCACTCATAATTTCATCAGTAGCAGCATCTCCTAATACTTCTTTTATAGCTAATAACAAGTGTTTACCAACAATCGGATATTGCTCGGGTTTAATTCCTAAACTTCGATGTTTATGTCCTATTGTTTTCACGATAGGGAGAATAGCCTCTAAATTATCTATATTGGCAGCTGCGGCTAATACGGACCCAGCCAAGGCTTTTTGTTGTCTTCCTTGTTTTTGATTGGCATGATTGAAAATGTTTAATAACTCAGGATGATTACTAAACATAATCTTATAGAAATGACTTGTAATTTCCTCTCCATGTTCCTGCAATACTGGCACTGTTGATTTAATAATATTTATTGTGTCTTGATTCATAACGGTTCCCCCTGTTAAAAGATGTATTTTTTTACTCCTTTAAGCATAATCTAAAACATGTATATAGAATACATCTTTAAGTTACAATTTTTTGAACACTTTCATATTATTTTTTACTAAAGCAAAGAAGTTGAGCATTTATCAGTTGCTCAACTTCTTTGCCCCTAGAACTCTAATGACAATTAAAGGTATAATAGAATAACAAAGTTCATTGGAGTGATGGAAAGATGCGATTAACAAACTATACAGATTATACCCTAAGGGTTCTCCTCTACTTAGCGACTCAACCTGAAGACAAAATAAGTAATATAAAGGAGATCTCAGAAACT
The window above is part of the Chengkuizengella sediminis genome. Proteins encoded here:
- a CDS encoding LCP family protein, producing the protein MKKKYIYIVVAVLLIITSSFFLKNTIKLMAFNWFFAQHLEDILEQSYEPLTEKENILELDENVQTNQINNPGFISFQLFPRQVQLKEKNEGENEVTIGNTKPFAILLLGEDARGEEQGRSDSMILSIVRPSDLKVLLLSIPRDTYVEIPGRRGKDKINHAFAFGGVKLAKDTVEHYFDISIQNYAKINFYGFTQLVDALGGISLKVEKDLIKYTDSGAEIIVVGGKESYTGEEALKYARFRSDSQGDFGRTERHQEVIIAILDEAKKLTNITKVFDVIGIVGENLKTDMKPNMIKELTNLYLKSENPQIHTYSLKGIASNDNPQKIWYDHVSETEYTKVKTMIDVWLNLDTSEDELIEYFK
- the hmpA gene encoding NO-inducible flavohemoprotein, which encodes MNQDTINIIKSTVPVLQEHGEEITSHFYKIMFSNHPELLNIFNHANQKQGRQQKALAGSVLAAAANIDNLEAILPIVKTIGHKHRSLGIKPEQYPIVGKHLLLAIKEVLGDAATDEIMSAWEEAYGVIADVFISIEHQMYEDANQLNGGWKDFRKFVVYKKVEESKVITSFYLRSEDGKSISSFQPGQYISVKMNIEGKKNTHIRQYSLSDSSDKNYYRISVKRELGVENKPDGLVSNYLHDHVNEGDIVQISAPAGDFVLNSEHDFPIVLISGGVGLTPMISMLNTLIEKEPERPVYFIHAAINSEFHAFRDHVQQLAAKHNQLKSLVCYQAPTEQDKQANGFEKEGFIEMAWLKSILPSHQADYYFCGPVPFMKVIYEGLNKWGVDLQHIHYEFFGPKAEIEK